In Urechidicola croceus, a single window of DNA contains:
- a CDS encoding LysM peptidoglycan-binding domain-containing protein produces the protein MKLKITILLLLTSVLTFSQEEYETILLDGKEAYMSKKTGEIIYNNPFKKTTYSNKSNTHTNTKNSGLIKHKIEHGETLTSLSRNYGSSVKDICDLNNLDPNSTLYIGQEISITVLDESNSHLVKYGDTLYSISKIYNLTVDKLKDINNLASNKILIGQKLKIQ, from the coding sequence ATGAAATTAAAAATCACTATTTTATTATTGCTAACATCTGTACTTACTTTTTCTCAAGAAGAATACGAAACAATTCTTTTAGATGGAAAAGAGGCTTACATGTCAAAAAAAACAGGAGAAATAATTTATAATAACCCATTTAAAAAAACAACTTATTCTAACAAATCTAATACTCATACCAATACTAAAAATTCTGGCTTAATAAAACACAAAATTGAACATGGCGAGACTCTTACAAGCCTCTCCAGAAATTATGGTTCTAGTGTAAAGGATATTTGTGATTTAAACAACTTAGATCCAAACTCAACATTATATATAGGACAAGAAATTTCAATAACTGTTTTAGACGAATCGAATTCACATTTAGTAAAATATGGCGATACTTTATATTCTATTTCTAAGATTTACAATTTAACCGTAGATAAGTTAAAGGACATTAACAATCTGGCATCGAATAAAATACTAATAGGTCAAAAACTTAAAATTCAATAA